From the genome of Corallococcus macrosporus DSM 14697:
GCGCCTGGAGCAAGGTGCGCCTGCTGGCGGCGGCCTACGAGACGTGGGCCGAGCAGAACGGCCTGGAGAAGAAGCGCTGCCTGCTCACCGTCCCCGCGCGCAAGCCCGGCGAAAAGGGGCCTCGCACGCAGCAGCCACCCCAGTGGCGCTGGGCGGACAAGGAGGACCTCGACAAGCTCGAGGTGCAGCCCTTGGCCTACGCGCTCCAGGTCAAGGGAGGCGCGTCGGCGCTGCGGCTCGCCGGTGAGCACGGGATGCACCGCTTCATCGAGGGCAGTCAGGTTTCAATGGTGCACGCCGACTTCGTGCCCCAGGCGCACGTGCCGGTGACGCTCTCCCCCCTGGAGACGCTCCAGCAGCGGCGGCCCCGGAAGGAGATCCGCCAGGTGCGCCTGTCTGGCAGCGGCACCGGCGAGGGCACGCTGTTGGACCTCCGCACGGGCGTCCAGCAGCGCTTCGGGCCTGGCGGCCTGACGCTGGAGCCGCTGATGGCGCCGTGGATGCAGTGGCGCGTCTTCAACGGCCAACACGAGGACTGACGACATGGACCTGAGACTTCCCTTCGTGGTGGCGCCGCGCGGCGGCCGGCTCGTGGAGGCGTGGGTGCCCGCCTTCTTCCCCGCGCTGCACAAGGTGGGGCCCAGCCTCTCCACGCTGCGGGATGAGCTGGCGCTCGCCGTCATGGAGCGCTTCGAACGCGAGCCCGCGTCGCGCCTGGCGCAGTACCAGCTCCCCCCGCACTTCGCCCTGAAGCAGGTGACCGTCGGCGCGGAGGCCCGCGACCGGGAGAAGGCCCGGAACATCCTCCTCGAAGGCAACATGACGGTGCTGCTGGAGAAGTGGCCCCGCGACACCTTCTGGGTCGTCACCCCCACCCGCCTGCCCGAGGCGCGCTTCGCGCTGAGCGAACCGGCGGCCCTGCCCCAGGCGCTCGCGCGCCGGCTGGTGGCGTGGTGCCTGGAGCACGGGCTCGACTCCCTGGACGAACAGTGGACCCAGGGCCGGGAGCGGCTGGAGCTCCTGGAGGTGGACGCCTATGCCCCCACCATCCTTCCCCGCACGCCGCCCCGGCCGCGGACGCCGCGCCGCCGCAAGCCGCGCACGCCCGCGAAGGAGGAGACCGCCCCCGAGACACCCGAGCAGCGCGAGGCCCGCCGCAACCGCCGCCGCCTGTCGCTGGTGGAGCTGCGCGCCGTGGCCCGGAACCTGAGCCACGGGGCCCGGGACGACACCTTGGAGCGCTGCTTCGGCCGCGAGGCGCTGGTGTGCGAGCTGGTGGAGGCGCTCGAAGGCCGCGAGGGCTCCGCGCTGGTGCTGGTGGGCCCGTCGGGCGCGGGAAAGACGGCGCTCATCCACGAGGCCGTGCGGCGCCTCACCGCCCGGCAGGAAGCCGCGGGCACGCGCCGCGACGTGTGGCGCGTGGACGGCAACCAGTTCATCGCGGGGATGATGTACGTGGGCCAGTGGGAGGCCCGTGCCCGCGGCGTGGTGAAGGAGCTGATGGAGGTCGGCGACCTGCTCTACGTGGACGACCTGGCGTCGCTCGTCTACGCGGGGCGCACGCGCAATGAGCGCACCAACGTGGCGCAGTTCCTGGAGCCGCACATGGCCCGGGGCGAGCTGACGGTGCTCGCCGAGTCCACCCCGGAGCGCTTCGAGCGCGTGCGGGAAGAAGCGCCGACGCTCGCGTCCTTGTTCCGCGTCATCCACGTGCCCGCCCTGGACGCGCGCGCCACGCTGCCCGCGCTGCTGGGAACGCTGCGCGAGTTGGAGGCCGAGAGCGCGGACAGCAGCGTGCGGCTGTCGCCCGTGGCCCTGGAGACCTTGCTGACCCTGCAGCAGCGCTTCGTGTCGCACGAGGCGTTTCCGGGGAAGGCGGTCCGCCTGCTGCGCCGGGTCCTCGCCCGCGAAGGCAGCGTGGAGGCCGGCACGCGCCGGCTGACGACGGGGGACGTCATCGCGGCGATGCGCGAGCAGACGGGCCTGCCGGACTTCGTCCTGGGCAGCGCCCAGCCGAAGACGCGCGAGGCGCTGACGTGGGAGCTGGGACGCCAGGTGGCGGGCCAGCCCGAGGCCGTGGCCGCCGTGACGGATGCCATCCTCACGCTCCAGGCCGCGCTCCAGCCCCCCGACAAGCCGCTGGCCACCTACCTCTTCGTGGGCCCCACGGGCGTGGGCAAGACGGAGACGGCGAAGGCCCTGGCGCGGACGCTCTTTGGTGGCGAGCAGCGGCTGGTCCGCTTCGACATGTCGGAGTTCGTCACGTCGGCCAGCATCACCCGGCTGCTCGGCAGGCCCGGCGCGCCGGATGGCGAGCTGACCACGGCCCTGCGCACCCAGCCCTTCTGCGTGGTGCTGTTCGACGAGGTGGAGAAGGCCCACCCGCGCGTGTTCGACGCCCTCCTCCAGTTCCTCGGCGAGGGGCGCCTCACGGATGGCGCGGGCCGCACCGTGGACGCGCGCCAGTCCGTCGTCGTGCTCACCAGCAACCTGGGCGTGCGCGAGGCCGCCGCCCATACCGGCTTCCACCGCACCGCGGACAGCGCGGAGGCCCACTACCTGTCCGCCGTGCGCGCGTACTTCCGCCCGGAGTTCTTCAACCGGCTGGACCGGGTGGTGCCCTTCCGCCCGCTGACGCCCGCCGCGCTGCGCGTGGTGGTGGACCACGCGCTCGAAGCCCTCCTGTCTCGCCACGGCATCCGCCGCGGCAACGTCCTGGTGGAGGTGGAGCCGCGCCTGTTGGACCTGCTGGTGGAGGAGGCCTACGACCCGCGCTACGGCGCCCGGCCCCTCAAGCGCGCGCTGGAGAAGCGCCTGACGCTGCCGCTGGCCCACCACCTGGTCCGGCGGGGCGCGGACGACCTGGCCCGCGTGGAGCTGCTTCGGGACGGCGACGAGATGCGCGTCTGCGTGGAGCTGCTGGTCAACGCCCCCGCCTGGCCCCCCGAGCCGCCTGTGTCCTCCTGGACGCTGGCGCAGATCTCCACCGAGCTGACGGCGCTCTCCGCGCGCCTGGAGTCCTTGATGGCGGCCGCGGAGGCGGCGCGCGCGGCCGGCGCCGAGGGCTCCGTGGAGGAGCGGGAGTTCCTCGAGCGGCTGCACCGGCTGAGGCTCGAGGCCACCGACATCCAGGAGAACGAGCTGGTGTCGCGCGACTTCGAGGACTCGGAGTCGCGGGTGACCAAGGTGATGCGTCAGGTGACCTCCCACGCCCACCACGTGGGCCATCTGGGGCTGCGTCACCGCCCCGCCTACCAGGAGCGTCCCCTGCCCGTGTCGCGGGAGGAGCAGCTTCGCCGCTCGCGGCCCCGGGTGCTGTCCCTGCGGGACGAGGTGGCCTGGACCGAGCACCAGCTCGCGAGCCGGGAGCGCGGCCCCGACGTCATCACCGTGCTGGCGGAAGGACTGGGAGACGCCACGCCCTCCGCCGTCTGGACCGCGGCCAACTCCCTCCCCACGGCCCTGGCGGAGACCACCGTGTTCCTGGAAGCCGTCCACGCGGACGGGCGCGTCGAGTGGTTCTCGGGCAGTGACGAGCGCTCGGACGACCTGGAGCTGCGGCGCGTCGTGGTGCGGCTGTCGGGCCTGGGCCTGCGGGAGGTGCTGGCGCCCCTGCAGGGCTATGCCCTGGTGGAGCTCGACCAGGGAGCTTCGACGCGGCCGGTGCTGGTGCGTCTGGAGCACCTGGCTGGCGCCGTGACGGACCTGGGCGATGTGGCTCGCGAGGTGGCGGCGCGGGACGCGCTCCGCGGCGCCGAGCGAGCGGCGCTCAGGGCGGGGACCACGTCAGCCGACGCCCCCCGCTACGTCATCCTGCGAGGCTACGAGGGCATCATGTCCTGGAGAGAGGGCCACACCACGACGGAGCTCCTGCACGTCGCCAGCGGAGTCCACCCCACCAAGGCCCACGCCTGGGCGGCACGGGTGCTCCGAGGCTCCGGCCCGAGGCGCGACTGACATGGAAAAGAACGTCCACCTCTTCGTGCGCCACTACCCGGGCGTGGGCGTGGCGGCCCAGGTCCTCACCCACCCGCACCTGGCGTCCTTCGCGCCCACCCTGGCCGCCGCGCGGCTCGACCTCGCGGCGGTGGTGGGCCGGCTCCTCAAGCGCGGTGAGCTCTGGGACGAGGAGACGCACTGGAGCGACCTGCGCCAGCGGCGGATGACGCTCACGGTGCGCGCGCTCGACCATGGCCGGATGCTCCCGGTGCCGCTGCGCCTCACGGTGCTCACCCATGGCATGAAGTCCCGCGCCAAGGGCAAGGGCGCCACGGAGCGCGAGAAGCTGCGCGTGTGGGTGCCCCGCGTGGGCGTCGAGGGCACGCTGCATGACGCGGCGGACCTGGAGCCCTTCGTCGAGGAGCTGGTCCGTCACGAGCTGTACCTGGCGCCCCTGGAGCGCCTTCACGCCCTGGCCTACGTGGGTGAGGAGCAGGTGGAGACGCTGTCGGTGCCCGCCAGCTTCCGAGACACCCCTCGCGCGCGCGCCACGGAGGTCTCGAAGCAGCCGCGCCGCTTTGCCCCACCGCCGGGGCTCGCGGAGGCCAGCCGGTGCCTCAACGAGGAGGCGCGCGCCGGGCTGCTGGAGCGGGCCTGGGAGCGGAACGCGGAGGTGT
Proteins encoded in this window:
- a CDS encoding AAA family ATPase, whose product is MDLRLPFVVAPRGGRLVEAWVPAFFPALHKVGPSLSTLRDELALAVMERFEREPASRLAQYQLPPHFALKQVTVGAEARDREKARNILLEGNMTVLLEKWPRDTFWVVTPTRLPEARFALSEPAALPQALARRLVAWCLEHGLDSLDEQWTQGRERLELLEVDAYAPTILPRTPPRPRTPRRRKPRTPAKEETAPETPEQREARRNRRRLSLVELRAVARNLSHGARDDTLERCFGREALVCELVEALEGREGSALVLVGPSGAGKTALIHEAVRRLTARQEAAGTRRDVWRVDGNQFIAGMMYVGQWEARARGVVKELMEVGDLLYVDDLASLVYAGRTRNERTNVAQFLEPHMARGELTVLAESTPERFERVREEAPTLASLFRVIHVPALDARATLPALLGTLRELEAESADSSVRLSPVALETLLTLQQRFVSHEAFPGKAVRLLRRVLAREGSVEAGTRRLTTGDVIAAMREQTGLPDFVLGSAQPKTREALTWELGRQVAGQPEAVAAVTDAILTLQAALQPPDKPLATYLFVGPTGVGKTETAKALARTLFGGEQRLVRFDMSEFVTSASITRLLGRPGAPDGELTTALRTQPFCVVLFDEVEKAHPRVFDALLQFLGEGRLTDGAGRTVDARQSVVVLTSNLGVREAAAHTGFHRTADSAEAHYLSAVRAYFRPEFFNRLDRVVPFRPLTPAALRVVVDHALEALLSRHGIRRGNVLVEVEPRLLDLLVEEAYDPRYGARPLKRALEKRLTLPLAHHLVRRGADDLARVELLRDGDEMRVCVELLVNAPAWPPEPPVSSWTLAQISTELTALSARLESLMAAAEAARAAGAEGSVEEREFLERLHRLRLEATDIQENELVSRDFEDSESRVTKVMRQVTSHAHHVGHLGLRHRPAYQERPLPVSREEQLRRSRPRVLSLRDEVAWTEHQLASRERGPDVITVLAEGLGDATPSAVWTAANSLPTALAETTVFLEAVHADGRVEWFSGSDERSDDLELRRVVVRLSGLGLREVLAPLQGYALVELDQGASTRPVLVRLEHLAGAVTDLGDVAREVAARDALRGAERAALRAGTTSADAPRYVILRGYEGIMSWREGHTTTELLHVASGVHPTKAHAWAARVLRGSGPRRD